In one Plasmodium falciparum 3D7 genome assembly, chromosome: 14 genomic region, the following are encoded:
- a CDS encoding large ribosomal subunit nuclear export factor, putative, translating into MNKKLNNKIKKNHSVNKFNKKNVNRYDFKKKSQSFKHKKAKLKNSHFGVNKNWKDKIKNSHIKKKRDNNNNNNNNKNNQNKRFSIYDENKKDTYDIEHVISSIINKKVSLKKVDDKFINNVKTIYDMNEEWFILKKKLEHVVIKYVIKKKKKNLQYDNINFYVKKFQKRKSVYEKIDDGYVDANGHDEENGHALNNKKEGGKNNRNEDEDNSDNINYYDNMKKDSPFVHQVKLFDLDNEDILFDMDDEKKQVVLNSKLWNKKIKAFLIKKSMSHNVTLNNDDDEKNKFIDYNNIPIHLNELYNNDIIHKNHCTNNNKSDVKIKIKLMLKKKISMNDIYNLIYNIGLNMIYNYYQLYLEKYSNDEEKIHLEIIHNKNNIFSDRINNIVVLIKKNPLIYFIYIKVLIDFYNKKEDVFIKKSILECLKHIYLYILPNEYLLNIEDNNQIILHYILNIIFNRFNFKEYNFSSYYFFLNTLIYIYSFENYLKKSFLQYIFILKNGIYSLIPSLFYLSANNINEFCLKKKENKFANLNIILEGYCTLNKGNPLLLNFLKYLITLEKFKEYITNYIFQKIFVSIKYCVDIIVDHLKNKNEHNINNVEDKLKKDIVCINRCLYILYKMDSHSFNNMIENIIYFATYLFEMFSKNIYELHEHKNELLNEWSVEKMAYINYEKDTQKGMIINTSNKESYCSISNISKVDNIIESNASYIDNYNDNHINEINIKKEHEDDINDEEKINKRDISNDYSYNNNNNYNNNNNNNYNYNYNYNSNHKGDDHHSEEINCSEDMHDVNITSEHVNEKEKGMKDEKDNVSQDKKKQKKGDKKKNIEENIFNKYCLYGYLSSKVLKLLSSILVKNMYFIIYNRCLSLRDKNNNQFNEKTKKIEDNKYLHSLNVLSFLKVIKSVQSYKIKINFLVLMFLLLYSSKQIDDNTYCYFYSILKDMNYYESEHTYNLYSLLTVLILTDNNIIRNISFIKRIFQHSIHSKESWTHVFSIMMIRYLILKKPEFIKYLYHEEKKLYENNLNYVKNNYTLKFKKYNQGKELNINDKLFIYNKSINNPVDTNSILTHLYEFYTFSSMLNDNFKSILLEFRNITIFNYNPFQRKRYSSIRNSVHLDFSRRNGSLIKQEKQNEDNKDNMDNKDNKDFINSHENETKNELQSNSKNNNNNNNNNNNNNNNNNNNNYDDDDLVINIKTKYNNKNEKDIKSDFTLNLNSDDVTTSAVSIDEEKKEENNIYNKHEKNQEHNKINNYSDVKHNSISNELIYEYTYETSAVINIMEKLAIEYKNAKEQLNMLNTYNNFLHDSCINDRTVNHNNSNNNNNNNNNNVDIKKPKQKLIHNVYQKYFYDILCSYNNNSFKKFKDKYHIKKKKGKSKDREDDEDASSTDEEQEEDEFLDDYIRKNFDIDNDIDNDDDDEDDLLINNKFKRSQNKRKIINGDPNNYKKDFKRKKTKTDDDLKDDTMEFTDFINKLKKKKNI; encoded by the coding sequence ATGAATAAAAAgttgaataataaaattaagaaaaaccATAGCGTTAATAagtttaataaaaagaatgtgAACAGATATgattttaagaaaaaaagtcAAAGTTTCAAACATAAAAAGGCTAAATTGAAGAATAGTCATTTTGGTGTGAATAAAAATTGGAAGGACAAAATCAAAAATTcgcatataaaaaaaaaaagagataataataataataataataataataaaaataatcagAATAAAAGGTTTTCTATATATGATgagaataaaaaagatacatATGATATTGAACATGTGATAAGcagtattattaataaaaaagtgTCCTTAAAAAAAGTAGatgataaatttataaataatgtgaAAACCATTTATGATATGAATGAAGAATGgttcatattaaaaaaaaaattagaacaTGTTGTAATCaaatatgttattaaaaaaaaaaaaaaaaacctgcAATATgacaatataaatttttatgtgAAGAAATTTCAGAAGAGAAAAAgtgtatatgaaaaaattgaCGATGGTTATGTTGATGCTAATGGTcatgatgaagaaaatggaCATGCcctaaataataagaaagaaGGAGGAAAAAATAACAGGAACgaagatgaagataatagtgataatataaattattatgataatatgaaaaaggaCTCTCCTTTCGTTCATCAAGTCAAATTATTTGATCTTGATAATGAAGACATTCTTTTTGATAtggatgatgaaaaaaaacaagttgttttaaattcaaaattatggaacaaaaaaataaaagctTTTCTTATAAAGAAATCCATGTCACACAATGTAacattaaataatgatgatgatgaaaaaaacaaatttattgattataataatatcccAATACATTTAAacgaattatataataatgatatcattcataaaaatcattgcacaaataataataaaagtgatgtgaaaataaaaataaaattaatgttaaagaagaaaataagtATGAacgatatttataatttaatttataatataggtttaaatatgatttataattattatcaactttatttagaaaaatattctaatgatgaagaaaaaattcatttagaaattatacataataaaaataatatatttagtgatagaattaataatattgttgtattaataaaaaaaaatccactgatatattttatatatataaaagtattaaTTGATTTCTATAATAAGAAAGAAgatgtatttataaaaaagtcCATACTTGAAtgtttaaaacatatatatttatatattttaccaaATGAATATTTACTAAATATAGAAGACAATAATCAAATAATTTTGCactatatattaaatattatatttaacagatttaattttaaagaatACAATTTTTCTtcctattattttttcttaaatacattaatatacatatattcatttgaAAATTATTTGAAGAAATCTTTtctacaatatatttttatattaaaaaatggaaTATATAGCTTGATCCCTAGTTTATTTTATCTATCagcaaataatataaatgaattttgtttaaagaaaaaagaaaataaatttgcaaatctaaatattatattagaaGGATATTGTACACTCAATAAAGGAAATCCGTTATtactaaattttttaaaatatttaataaccTTAGAAAAATTTAAGGAATATATAactaattatatttttcaaaaaatatttgtaagCATAAAATATTGTGTAGATATTATAGTagatcatttaaaaaataaaaacgaacataatattaataatgtggaggacaaattaaaaaaggatattgtatgtataaatagatgtttatatatattatataaaatggatTCACATTCTTTTAACAATATgattgaaaatattatttattttgcaACATACCTTTTTGAAAtgttttcaaaaaatatatatgaattacaTGAACACAAGAATGAATTATTGAATGAATGGAGTGTAGAAAAAATGgcttatattaattatgaaaAGGATACACAAAAAGGAATGATTATAAATACCTCTAATAAAGAATCATATTGTtctatatcaaatatatcaaaggttgataatattatagaaaGTAATGCCTCATATATAGATAATTACAATGATAATCATATTAATgagataaatattaaaaaggaaCATGAAGATGACataaatgatgaagaaaaaataaataaaagggATATATCTAATGATtatagttataataataataataattataataataataataataataattataattataattataattataatagtaaTCACAAAGGAGATGATCATCATAGCGAAGAAATTAATTGTTCTGAAGATATGCATGACGTAAATATAACAAGTGAACACGTCAATGAGAAAGAAAAGGGAATGAAGGATGAAAAGGATAATGTATCacaagataaaaaaaagcaaaaaaaaggggataaaaaaaaaaatatagaagagaatatatttaataaatattgtttatatggTTATTTAAGTAGCAAAGttcttaaattattatcaagtattttagtaaaaaatatgtactttattatttataatagatGTTTATCATTAAGagataagaataataatcaatttaatgaaaagactaaaaaaatagaagataacaaatatttacatagtttaaatgtattatcttttttaaaagttaTTAAAAGTGTACAAtcgtataaaataaaaataaatttcttAGTTCTTATGttccttttattatattcatcaaaACAAATAGATGACAATacatattgttatttttatagcatattaaaagatatgaattattatgaaagtgaacatacatataatttatatagttTATTAACAGTATTAATATTaacagataataatattataagaaatattagtTTTATCAAAAGAATTTTTCAACACAGTATTCATTCAAAAGAATCATGGACACATGTTTTTtctattatgatgataagaTATTTGATATTGAAAAAACCAGAATTtatcaaatatttatatcatgaagaaaagaaattatatgaaaataatctaaattatgtaaaaaataattatacattaaaatttaaaaaatataatcaagGAAAAGAACTTAATATCaatgataaattatttatttataataagtCGATAAATAATCCAGTAGATACAAATTCAATATTAACGCATCTATATGAATTTTATACGTTCTCTTCTATGTTAAATGATAATTTCAAAAGCATACTCTTAGAATTTAGAAATATAACCATATTTAATTACAACCCTTTCCAAAGGAAAAGATATAGTTCTATAAGAAATTCTGTTCACCTTGATTTTTCTAGAAGAAATGGAAGTTTAATAAAACAGGAGAAGCAAAATGAGGATAATAAggataatatggataataagGATAATAAGGATTTTATAAACAGTCACGAAAATGAAACTAAAAACGAATTACAAAGTAACAGTAagaacaacaacaacaacaacaacaacaataataataataataataataataataataataattatgatgatgatgatttggttattaatataaaaacaaaatataataataaaaatgaaaaggataTAAAAAGCGATTTTacattaaatttaaatagtGATGATGTTACAACTAGTGCTGTTAGTATTGATGAGGAgaagaaagaagaaaataatatatataataaacatgaaaaaaaccaagaacataataaaattaataactaTTCTGATGTTAAGCATAATAGTATATCAAatgaattaatatatgaatatacatACGAAACAAGTGctgttataaatattatggaaAAATTAGCcatagaatataaaaatgcaaAGGAGCAACTAAATATGTTAAATacgtataataattttttacatgACTCATGTATTAATGACAGAACGGTgaatcataataatagtaataataataataataataataataataatgttgataTAAAGAAAccaaaacaaaaattaatacataatGTATACCAAAAATATTTCTATGATATATTATGctcttataataataatagttttAAAAAGTTCAAAGATAAATatcatattaaaaagaaaaaaggaaaatccAAAGATCGTGAAGATGACGAAGATGCTTCATCAACTGATGAAGAACAAGAAGAAGATGAATTTTTAGATGactatataagaaaaaattttgACATAGATAACGATATAGATAATGATGACGATGATGAGGATGATCTACTTATTaacaataaatttaaaagaagtcaaaacaaaagaaaaataataaatggtgatccaaataattataaaaaggaCTTTAAGaggaaaaaaacaaaaacagaTGATGATTTAAAAGATGACACTATGGAATTTACAGATTTTattaacaaattaaaaaagaaaaaaaatatttaa
- a CDS encoding cysteine proteinase falcipain 1: protein MVAIKEMKEFAFARPSLVETLNKKKKFLKKKEKRTFVLSIYAFITFIIFCIGILYFTNKSSAHNNNNNKNEHSLKKEEIELLRVLLEKYKKQKDGILNESSNEEDEEKYTLNSETYNNKNNVSNIKNDSIKSKKEEYINLERILLEKYKKFINENNEENRKELSNILHKLLEINKLILREEKDDKKVYLINDNYDEKGALEIGMNEEMKYKKEDPINNIKYASKFFKFMKEHNKVYKNIDEQMRKFEIFKINYISIKNHNKLNKNAMYKKKVNQFSDYSEEELKEYFKTLLHVPNHMIEKYSKPFENHLKDNILISEFYTNGKRNEKDIFSKVPEILDYREKGIVHEPKDQGLCGSCWAFASVGNIESVFAKKNKNILSFSEQEVVDCSKDNFGCDGGHPFYSFLYVLQNELCLGDEYKYKAKDDMFCLNYRCKRKVSLSSIGAVKENQLILALNEVGPLSVNVGVNNDFVAYSEGVYNGTCSEELNHSVLLVGYGQVEKTKLNYNNKIQTYNTKENSNQPDDNIIYYWIIKNSWSKKWGENGFMRLSRNKNGDNVFCGIGEEVFYPIL from the coding sequence atggttgccataaaagaaatgaaagaaTTTGCATTTGCTAGACCAAGTTTAGTTGAGACATtgaataagaaaaagaaatttttaaaaaaaaaggaaaagagaACATTCGTTTTATCTATCTATGCATTTATTactttcataatattttgtataggAATATTATACTTTACAAATAAATCATCCGcacataacaataataataataaaaatgaacatagtttaaaaaaagaagaaattgaATTACTTCGCGTTCttttagaaaaatataaaaagcaAAAGGATGGTATCTTGAATGAATCCTCCaatgaagaagatgaagaaaaatacACCTTAAACTCAGAaacttataataataaaaataatgttagTAATATTAAGAATGATAGTATAAAATCTAAAAAGGAAGAGTATATTAATTTAGAAAGAATATTactagaaaaatataaaaaatttatcaaCGAAAATAACGAAGAAAACAGGAAAGAgttatcaaatatattacataaattattagaaatcaataaattaattttacgtgaagaaaaagatgataaaaaagtatatcttataaatgataattatgatgaaaaGGGAGCTTTGGAAATAGGTATGAATGaagaaatgaaatataagAAAGAGGAtccaataaataatattaaatatgcatcaaaattttttaaatttatgaaagaacataataaagtatataaaaatattgatgaACAAATGAGAAAATTTGAgatattcaaaataaattatataagtatTAAAAATCATAATAAGTTAAATAAGAATGCtatgtataaaaagaaagtaaATCAGTTTAGTGATTATTCTgaagaagaattaaaagaatattttaaaaccTTATTACATGTACCTAATCATATGATAGAAAAATATTCGAAACCATTTGAAAATcatttaaaagataatatattaataagtgAATTTTATACAAATGGAAAGAGAAATGAGAAAGATATATTTAGTAAGGTACCTGAAATATTAGATTATAGAGAAAAGGGTATAGTACATGAGCCAAAAGATCAAGGTCTTTGTGGTTCTTGTTGGGCTTTTGCAAGTGTTGGAAATATTGAAAGTGTGtttgcaaaaaaaaataaaaatattttgagtTTCAGTGAACAAGAAGTTGTAGATTGTTCAAAAGATAATTTTGGATGTGATGGTGGACATCCATTTTATTCATTCCTTTATGTTTTACAAAATGAATTATGTCTTGgtgatgaatataaatataaagcaAAAGATGATATGTTCTGTTTAAATTATAGATGTAAAAGAAAAGTATCTTTGTCATCTATTGGTGCAGTTAAAGAAAATCAATTAATTCTTGCATTAAATGAAGTAGGACCATTATCTGTTAATGTAGGAGTAAATAATGATTTTGTAGCTTATTCTGAAGGTGTTTATAATGGCACATGTTCAGAAGAATTAAACCATTCTGTACTTTTAGTTGGTTATGGACAAGTTGAAAAAactaaattaaattataacaataaaatacaaacatataaCACAAAAGAAAATTCTAATCAACcagatgataatattatatactattggattattaaaaattcttGGAGTAAAAAGTGGGGAGAAAATGGATTCATGAGATTAagtagaaataaaaatggagACAACGTCTTCTGTGGTATCGGTGAGGAAGTCTTCTATCCTATCTTGTAA
- a CDS encoding protein PET117, putative — protein sequence MRKHTGKILLASSCALSVGIYYYVKTSKYSDYKKRYEGVLNDIERQKKKFKKWTSENL from the coding sequence ATGAGAAAGCATACTGGGAAAATTTTACTTGCATCTTCTTGTGCTCTTAGTGTtggtatttattattatgtaaaaaCATCCAAATACTCAGATTATAAGAAAAGATACGAAGGTGTTTTAAATGATATAgaaagacaaaaaaaaaaattcaaaaaatggACATctgaaaatttataa
- a CDS encoding aminodeoxychorismate lyase, which produces MAILIKDNVPSLVELSVQDFIKLGIHGVYTTMKTVMSPEYIFNFSLHMNNLHKYCTNYLKVQENDTNREHISKILKYLTVEDIYKNSSKNIKTGFEYLNNLQNDLKNKHFSDNSNYMVMITLTWDMNSTVDTLEKYYSILCYIKCLPKHQDHVQIDMMCGERKTPNIKYADVFQVRDKFLKLKNENSHEVVLFNESNQITEGLSCNFFCFLNNTLYTAKDELVLKGTIREQIINLCERENIKLKKDFIDIKDIHKFEFSFICSTTRNILPIRKIILFTENRKEPYEMNVNHPILLKLQDKLNQDIENKKEKYETYI; this is translated from the coding sequence atggcAATTTTAATTAAAGACAATGTTCCATCCCTTGTTGAATTATCCGTTCaagattttattaaattaggGATACATGGAGTATATACAACAATGAAAACGGTGATGTCTCCAGAGTATATTTTTAACTTTAGTcttcatatgaataatttacataaatattgtaCGAACTATTTGAAGGTACAAGAAAATGATACGAACAGAGAACATATAtcgaaaattttaaaatatttaacagttgaagatatatataaaaatagtagtaaaaatataaaaacaggttttgaatatttaaataatttacaaaatgatttaaaaaataaacatttcAGTGATAATTCCAATTATATGGTTATGATTACATTAACATGGGATATGAACAGTACTGTCGATAcattagaaaaatattattctatTTTGTGTTACATAAAATGTTTACCAAAACATCAAGATCATGTTCAAATTGATATGATGTGTGGAGAGAGAAAAACTcctaatataaaatatgcagATGTATTCCAAGTACGAGATAAATTCTTAAAacttaaaaatgaaaatagcCATGAAGTAGTTTTATTCAATGAAAGCAATCAAATAACTGAAGGTTTATCAtgcaattttttttgttttcttaaTAATACCTTGTATACAGCAAAAGATGAACTAGTTCTTAAAGGAACTATAAGAGAACAAATAATCAATTTATGTGAaagagaaaatataaaactaaAAAAAGATTTTATTGATATTAAAGATATTCACAAATTcgaattttcatttatatgttcaACAACTAGGAATATTTTACCCATACGAAAAATTATTCTCTTTACAGAAAATAGAAAAGAACCATATGAAATGAATGTTAACCATcccattttattaaaattacaGGACAAATTAAATCAAGATATTGAAAACAAAAAGGAGAAATACGAaacgtatatataa